Proteins from one Nomia melanderi isolate GNS246 chromosome 3, iyNomMela1, whole genome shotgun sequence genomic window:
- the LOC143174346 gene encoding uncharacterized protein LOC143174346 → MCLYVTKYDDDQGALNYCDFRQVDKEIENIKLNIQESRDEYMSVETEICEVNQLKDKGLFILKDTERKYKELQEEMKQIHCEYIECVKRVNSYDKVVHNKIESLTLQRDNLKKELEELQERTEDNSKKLEEIKKAIVIQEKKNMALLRKLKKMASRKKLSPDMREQINAVFSDSRITKTNVPNQTII, encoded by the exons ATGTGCCTTTATG TGACGAAATATGATGACGATCAGGGAGCTTTAAATTACTGTGATTTTCGTCAAGTggataaagaaatagaaaatatcaaGTTGAATATACAGGAATCTCGTGATGAGTATATGTCTGTAGAAACAGAGATTTGCGAAGTGAACCAATTGAAAGATAAAGGATTGTTTATATTAAAGGAcacagaaagaaaatataaagagTTACAGGAAGAGATGAAACAAATTCATTGTGAATATATAGAATGTGTTAAAAGGGTAAACTCTTATGACAAAGTTgttcataataaaattgaatctcTGACGTTGCAAAGGGATAACTTGAAGAAAGAACTGGAAGAGCTGCAGGAACGTACAGAAGACAACAGTaaaaaattagaagaaattaagaaaGCAATCGTTATTCAAGAA AAAAAGAATATGGCGCTGCTtcgaaaattaaagaaaatggcGAGCAGGAAGAAACTATCACCAGACATGAGGGAACAAATAAATGCAGTGTTTAGTGACTCTAGAATCACTAAAACGAACGTCCCTAATCAAACTATCATATAA
- the LOC116429209 gene encoding uncharacterized protein LOC116429209 isoform X1, which yields MKFVFIFTPDLRTFILYFILLLLENCMFVYTNRENCSFKTAMRIRIIAQMKIDLSKETFSDILTILKSKPNVAQKLHAAMIKELQDGMIDDLENILSEGSLQESLEKVAKLTDADSSVHGEAWRPPGNVALHLRSLDAQTIKEESELLEKQVNEMEEENATLMKNISDRRSKINALHDTITRSLNRTPNAIELLQNRLEYLEECLKFLEHE from the exons atgaaatttgtgttcatatttacaccagatttacggacatttattctatactttattctattgttactgGAGAACTGCATGTTCGTTTATacaaatcgcgaaaattgtagcttcaaaactgcaatgcgtattcgcataattgcacaaaTGAAGATCGACTTGag TAAGGAGACCTTTTCCGACATTCTCACGATATTGAAATCGAAACCGAACGTTGCGCAGAAGCTGCACGCGGCTATGATCAAGGAACTGCAGGATGGCATGATCGACGACTTGGAAAATATATTGAGCGAAGGCAGTTTACAGGAATCACTGGAGAAAGTTGCAAAATTGACTGACGCGGACTCCTCTGTACATGGAGAGGCTTG GAGACCACCGGGGAACGTGGCTCTGCATTTGAGATCCTTGGACGCGCAGACGATCAAGGAAGAAAGCGAGCTGCTTGAGAAACAAGTGAACGAAATGGAGGAAGAGAATGCAAcgttaatgaagaatatttcgGACAGGAGGTCGAAAATAAACGCCCTACACGACACCATAACGCGATCATTGAATAGAACGCCGAACGCAATTGAATTGTTACAGAACAGGCTGGAGTATCTAGAGGAATGTTTGAAGTTCCTGGAACATGAATAA
- the LOC116429209 gene encoding uncharacterized protein LOC116429209 isoform X2, translating into MEEDQEHRHPNNVLLFRLALSNRFKNIAESVSKETFSDILTILKSKPNVAQKLHAAMIKELQDGMIDDLENILSEGSLQESLEKVAKLTDADSSVHGEAWRPPGNVALHLRSLDAQTIKEESELLEKQVNEMEEENATLMKNISDRRSKINALHDTITRSLNRTPNAIELLQNRLEYLEECLKFLEHE; encoded by the exons ATGGAGGAGGATCAAGAGCACAGGCACCCGAATAATGTTCTTCTATTTCGACTCGCCCTATCGAACAGGTTCAAAAACATTGCGGAATCGGTTAG TAAGGAGACCTTTTCCGACATTCTCACGATATTGAAATCGAAACCGAACGTTGCGCAGAAGCTGCACGCGGCTATGATCAAGGAACTGCAGGATGGCATGATCGACGACTTGGAAAATATATTGAGCGAAGGCAGTTTACAGGAATCACTGGAGAAAGTTGCAAAATTGACTGACGCGGACTCCTCTGTACATGGAGAGGCTTG GAGACCACCGGGGAACGTGGCTCTGCATTTGAGATCCTTGGACGCGCAGACGATCAAGGAAGAAAGCGAGCTGCTTGAGAAACAAGTGAACGAAATGGAGGAAGAGAATGCAAcgttaatgaagaatatttcgGACAGGAGGTCGAAAATAAACGCCCTACACGACACCATAACGCGATCATTGAATAGAACGCCGAACGCAATTGAATTGTTACAGAACAGGCTGGAGTATCTAGAGGAATGTTTGAAGTTCCTGGAACATGAATAA